The Mesobacillus jeotgali genome window below encodes:
- the cysE gene encoding serine O-acetyltransferase → MFKMMKEDIEVVFDQDPSARSALEVVLTYAGLHAIWAHRFAHAFYKRKFYFIARAISQISRFFTGVEIHPGAKIGRRFFIDHGMGVVIGETCEIGDNVTVFQGVTLGGTGKEKGKRHPTVKDNALIATGAKVLGSITIGENSKVGAGSVVLKDVPPNSTVVGIPGKIVIQDGVRVKKDFNHRDLPDPVADRCQEIEMELVKLRKELELFKLQEELEVAKQGRGMENGN, encoded by the coding sequence ATGTTTAAGATGATGAAGGAAGACATAGAAGTTGTTTTTGACCAGGATCCTTCTGCCAGGAGCGCGCTGGAAGTGGTTTTGACATACGCAGGCCTGCACGCGATATGGGCCCACCGTTTCGCACATGCTTTCTACAAACGGAAGTTTTATTTTATCGCAAGGGCTATATCGCAAATCAGCCGCTTTTTCACGGGGGTTGAAATCCATCCGGGAGCCAAGATAGGCAGACGTTTTTTCATCGACCATGGAATGGGGGTAGTCATCGGTGAAACGTGTGAGATTGGCGATAATGTGACGGTGTTCCAGGGAGTGACCCTGGGGGGTACTGGAAAAGAAAAAGGCAAACGCCACCCGACGGTGAAAGATAATGCCTTGATTGCGACCGGCGCTAAGGTTTTAGGTTCGATTACGATTGGGGAGAATTCTAAAGTAGGCGCAGGATCGGTTGTCCTGAAGGATGTGCCGCCGAACTCCACAGTTGTCGGGATCCCAGGCAAAATCGTCATCCAGGACGGCGTCAGAGTGAAGAAGGATTTCAATCATCGCGATCTGCCGGATCCTGTGGCGGATCGATGTCAGGAAATCGAAATGGAATTAGTGAAATTGAGAAAAGAACTTGAACTATTCAAATTACAAGAAGAACTTGAAGTTGCCAAGCAGGGAAGGGGCATGGAAAATGGGAATTAA
- the cysS gene encoding cysteine--tRNA ligase, whose translation MGIKIYNTLTRNKEEFIPLEEGKVKMYVCGPTVYNYIHIGNARPAIVFDTVRRYLEFRGYDVNYVSNFTDVDDKLIKAANELGVDVPTIAQRFIDAYFEDVHALGCKTADAHPRVTETMDLIIDFISALIEKGFAYESGGDVYYRTREFKEYGKLSHQSIEELKVGARIQVGEKKQDALDFVLWKSAKEGEISWDSPWGKGRPGWHIECSAMAREYLGDTIDIHAGGQDLAFPHHENEIAQSEALTGKTFARYWMHNGYINIDNEKMSKSLGNFVTVHDIIKQVDPQVLRFFMISVHYRNPINYSQELLEKTKAAFDRLKTSYQNLKHRLGASANLTDDNQEWMDKIAGLREQFIKDMDDDFNTANGVSTLFELSKLSNLYLMEKNTSEEVIHAFMNEFETLFGVLGLSLKDEELLDEEIEALIEKRIQARKDRNFQLADEIRDQLKEMNIIIEDTPQGIRWKRG comes from the coding sequence ATGGGAATTAAAATTTATAATACACTCACTCGGAATAAGGAAGAGTTTATCCCTTTAGAAGAGGGAAAAGTGAAAATGTATGTTTGCGGTCCTACCGTCTATAACTATATTCACATTGGCAATGCCCGTCCGGCTATCGTTTTCGATACGGTCCGCCGCTATCTTGAGTTCCGTGGCTATGATGTAAATTATGTTTCAAACTTCACTGATGTCGATGACAAACTGATCAAAGCAGCAAATGAACTAGGGGTAGATGTTCCTACAATCGCGCAACGATTCATCGATGCTTACTTTGAGGATGTCCATGCACTTGGCTGCAAGACAGCCGATGCACACCCAAGGGTAACGGAAACCATGGATTTGATTATCGACTTTATCAGCGCGCTTATTGAAAAGGGCTTTGCCTATGAATCAGGCGGAGACGTGTACTATCGCACGAGAGAATTCAAAGAATACGGCAAGCTTTCCCATCAATCCATTGAAGAGCTGAAGGTCGGAGCGAGGATCCAGGTTGGCGAAAAGAAGCAGGATGCGCTAGATTTTGTGCTATGGAAGTCGGCTAAAGAAGGCGAGATTTCCTGGGATAGCCCATGGGGAAAAGGCCGTCCAGGCTGGCATATTGAGTGTTCGGCGATGGCCCGCGAATACCTTGGAGATACAATCGATATCCATGCTGGAGGACAGGACCTGGCCTTCCCGCACCATGAAAATGAAATCGCCCAGTCAGAGGCTTTGACAGGAAAGACTTTTGCCCGGTACTGGATGCATAATGGGTACATCAATATTGATAATGAAAAGATGTCCAAGTCACTTGGCAATTTTGTCACAGTTCATGACATCATTAAGCAAGTTGATCCGCAGGTATTAAGATTTTTCATGATTTCGGTTCATTACCGGAATCCGATCAATTACAGCCAGGAGCTGCTTGAAAAGACAAAGGCTGCCTTCGATCGTTTGAAGACTTCTTATCAAAACCTGAAGCACCGCCTCGGAGCAAGCGCAAACCTTACCGATGATAATCAGGAATGGATGGATAAAATCGCCGGGCTTCGTGAGCAGTTCATCAAGGATATGGACGATGACTTCAACACAGCCAATGGCGTATCCACCCTGTTTGAGCTTTCGAAGCTATCCAATCTGTACTTAATGGAGAAAAACACTTCCGAGGAAGTCATCCATGCATTCATGAATGAATTTGAGACATTGTTCGGAGTCCTTGGCCTCTCTTTAAAAGATGAAGAATTGCTTGATGAAGAGATCGAAGCCTTGATTGAAAAGCGTATACAGGCACGCAAGGACAGGAATTTCCAGCTTGCGGATGAAATTCGTGACCAGCTGAAGGAAATGAATATCATCATCGAGGACACTCCGCAAGGCATCAGATGGAAAAGAGGCTAA
- a CDS encoding Mini-ribonuclease 3, whose product MLHYEHKVDEKQLNSLALAYMGDAVYELYVRHHLLQSGKVRPNKLHKEATAYVSAKSQAKYLHKLIEMEKLSEAEITIVKRGRNAKSGSVPRNTDVQTYRYSTAFEALIGYLYLAGDEKRIEELITTIFALAEE is encoded by the coding sequence ATGCTGCATTACGAACACAAAGTAGATGAAAAACAATTGAATAGCCTTGCACTTGCCTATATGGGTGATGCCGTCTATGAACTGTATGTCCGGCATCACCTGCTGCAAAGCGGAAAGGTCCGGCCGAACAAGCTGCATAAAGAAGCGACAGCTTATGTATCGGCAAAATCGCAGGCAAAGTACCTTCACAAGCTTATCGAAATGGAGAAGTTGTCCGAAGCGGAGATAACGATTGTTAAAAGGGGCCGGAATGCGAAGTCAGGATCTGTCCCGAGAAACACCGATGTCCAAACATACCGTTACAGTACAGCCTTTGAGGCGTTGATTGGTTATTTGTATCTGGCAGGCGATGAGAAACGGATAGAAGAACTGATCACCACAATATTTGCACTCGCTGAAGAATAG
- the rlmB gene encoding 23S rRNA (guanosine(2251)-2'-O)-methyltransferase RlmB, which produces MQEQNENQDYIIGKNPVIEALKSERDINKILIAEGSQSGQMQQVIGMAKEANVIVQFVPKKKIDQLADGNHQGVIAQVAAYEYAEIDDLFALAEKKNEAPFFLLLDEIEDPHNLGSIMRTADASGAHGIIIPKRRAVGLTATVAKLSTGAIEYIPVARVTNMAQTIDELKERGVWIAGTDASAKQDFRQMDGTLPLGLVIGSEGKGMGRLIRDKCDFLLSLPMVGHVTSLNASVAAALLMYEVHRKRQPLGE; this is translated from the coding sequence ATTCAAGAACAAAACGAAAACCAGGATTACATAATCGGGAAGAATCCGGTGATCGAAGCCTTGAAATCGGAACGTGACATCAACAAAATCCTGATTGCAGAAGGCTCACAAAGCGGGCAGATGCAGCAAGTCATCGGAATGGCAAAGGAAGCCAATGTCATCGTCCAATTCGTTCCGAAAAAGAAGATCGATCAGCTTGCTGATGGCAACCATCAGGGTGTCATCGCTCAGGTTGCAGCGTATGAATATGCAGAGATTGATGATTTGTTCGCTTTAGCAGAAAAGAAGAACGAGGCTCCTTTCTTCTTGCTTCTCGATGAAATTGAGGACCCCCACAATCTAGGCTCGATCATGAGGACAGCGGATGCCTCGGGAGCACACGGGATCATCATTCCGAAGAGGCGGGCAGTCGGTCTGACAGCGACAGTAGCAAAATTATCTACAGGCGCAATCGAATATATCCCGGTTGCAAGAGTCACGAATATGGCTCAGACCATCGATGAATTGAAGGAACGCGGTGTCTGGATAGCGGGAACGGATGCATCGGCAAAACAGGATTTTCGTCAAATGGATGGAACATTGCCTCTTGGCCTGGTGATCGGCAGCGAGGGAAAAGGCATGGGAAGGCTCATCAGGGACAAGTGTGATTTTCTATTAAGTCTTCCAATGGTAGGACATGTAACTTCCTTGAATGCATCAGTGGCTGCGGCACTCCTGATGTATGAAGTCCATCGTAAACGACAACCGTTAGGGGAATAG
- a CDS encoding NYN domain-containing protein yields MDILLVDGYNIIGAWPELVSLKKKELSAARDRLVEIMAEYQAYTGYRVIIVFDAHFVSGTQKKYRNYKVEVIFTKENETADERIERLAIDLSNRKTQVHVATSDYTEQWAIFGQGALRKSARELLNETNLISKKIEKSVKVIQEKKPSAKIPLTKEVAEIFEKWRRGEQ; encoded by the coding sequence ATGGACATCCTGCTTGTTGACGGCTACAACATCATCGGCGCATGGCCGGAGCTGGTCAGCTTGAAAAAGAAAGAGCTTTCCGCCGCCAGGGACCGGCTGGTGGAAATCATGGCAGAGTACCAGGCGTATACCGGCTATCGCGTCATCATTGTTTTTGACGCTCATTTTGTATCAGGTACGCAAAAGAAATATAGGAATTATAAAGTAGAAGTTATTTTTACAAAAGAAAACGAAACGGCCGATGAACGGATTGAAAGGCTGGCGATCGACCTCAGTAACCGCAAAACACAGGTTCACGTAGCTACCTCTGACTATACCGAACAATGGGCAATTTTTGGACAGGGAGCCTTGAGGAAATCAGCGAGGGAGCTGCTTAATGAAACAAATTTAATCAGCAAAAAAATCGAGAAAAGCGTGAAAGTAATCCAGGAAAAGAAGCCAAGTGCCAAGATTCCGCTTACAAAAGAAGTGGCAGAAATTTTTGAAAAATGGCGCAGAGGAGAGCAATGA
- the sigH gene encoding RNA polymerase sporulation sigma factor SigH: MSADIGNRLNDAYLLLEDEEIVEAVHRGESDALDFLIHKYRNFVRAKARSYFLIGADKEDIVQEGMIGLYKAIRDFREDKLTSFKAFAELCITRQIITAIKTATRQKHIPLNSYVSLDKPIYDEESDRTLMDVLSGAKVMDPEELFINQEEFDQIEVKMSELLSDLERKVLALYLDGQSYQEISEELNRHVKSIDNALQRVKRKLERYLELRELSV, from the coding sequence ATGAGTGCTGACATCGGGAATCGTTTAAATGACGCTTATTTATTGCTGGAAGATGAAGAAATTGTAGAAGCAGTGCACAGAGGAGAAAGCGATGCACTTGATTTTCTGATTCACAAATACAGGAATTTCGTTCGGGCGAAAGCGCGTTCTTATTTCCTGATTGGAGCAGATAAAGAGGACATCGTGCAGGAAGGAATGATCGGCTTATATAAAGCGATCCGTGATTTCCGGGAGGACAAGCTAACATCATTCAAAGCATTTGCAGAACTATGCATTACCCGTCAGATCATTACGGCCATCAAAACGGCCACAAGGCAAAAACACATCCCGCTTAACTCCTATGTTTCCCTGGACAAGCCGATTTATGATGAAGAATCGGACAGGACGCTGATGGATGTTTTATCCGGAGCCAAAGTGATGGACCCCGAAGAGTTATTTATCAATCAGGAAGAGTTTGACCAGATTGAAGTGAAAATGTCAGAGCTGCTGAGTGACCTTGAGCGAAAAGTGCTCGCATTATATTTGGACGGACAATCCTACCAGGAGATTTCCGAAGAGCTGAATCGCCACGTCAAGTCGATCGACAATGCGCTTCAGCGTGTGAAGCGGAAACTTGAGAGGTATCTTGAGCTGAGAGAGCTGTCGGTGTAA
- the rpmG gene encoding 50S ribosomal protein L33, with translation MNNKVTLACQECGSRNYSTTSNKQTQTERLELKKYCSNCGAHTVHKETK, from the coding sequence ATGAATAACAAAGTGACTCTTGCTTGTCAGGAATGCGGTTCCCGCAATTATTCCACAACGAGCAACAAGCAAACGCAAACGGAACGACTGGAGCTGAAAAAGTACTGCAGCAACTGCGGTGCCCATACAGTTCATAAGGAAACGAAATAA
- the secE gene encoding preprotein translocase subunit SecE: MQRITNFFSEVGREMRKVSWPRRKELTRYTITVLSTVAFAALFFAVLDLGISELIRIILE; this comes from the coding sequence ATGCAGCGCATCACTAATTTTTTCAGTGAAGTTGGACGTGAAATGAGGAAGGTCAGCTGGCCTAGACGCAAAGAACTGACTCGCTACACGATTACGGTTCTGTCTACAGTTGCTTTTGCTGCTCTATTCTTCGCAGTGTTAGACCTTGGTATTTCTGAATTGATTCGTATAATTCTTGAATAA
- the nusG gene encoding transcription termination/antitermination protein NusG, protein MEKNWYVVHTYSGYENKVKTNLEKRVETMGMQDKIFRVIVPEEEETDFKNGKKKVVKRKTFPGYVLVELVMTDDSWYVVRNTPGVTGFVGSAGAGSKPTPLLPEEATFILKRMGMEEKRVDVNFELGETVQVSEGPFANFTGTIEEIDKDKAKLKVLVNMFGRDTPVELEFSQIEKL, encoded by the coding sequence ATGGAAAAGAATTGGTATGTAGTGCATACTTACTCAGGCTACGAGAACAAGGTCAAGACGAATCTTGAGAAGCGTGTCGAAACAATGGGCATGCAAGATAAGATCTTCCGTGTGATTGTACCTGAAGAAGAAGAAACAGATTTCAAAAATGGTAAAAAGAAAGTTGTTAAGAGAAAGACTTTCCCTGGTTATGTCCTGGTTGAATTGGTCATGACGGATGATTCCTGGTATGTTGTCCGAAACACGCCGGGTGTAACTGGATTCGTTGGCTCTGCTGGTGCAGGTTCTAAACCAACCCCGCTATTACCTGAAGAAGCAACATTCATCCTCAAGCGCATGGGTATGGAAGAGAAGAGGGTCGATGTCAACTTCGAACTTGGTGAAACTGTCCAGGTCAGCGAAGGGCCATTCGCTAACTTCACAGGTACAATCGAAGAGATCGATAAGGACAAGGCCAAGCTTAAAGTTCTTGTCAATATGTTCGGCCGTGACACTCCGGTTGAACTTGAATTTTCACAGATTGAAAAATTATAA
- the rplK gene encoding 50S ribosomal protein L11: MAKKVIKMVKLQIPAGKANPAPPVGPALGQAGVNIMGFCKEFNARTADQAGLIIPVEITVFEDRSFTFITKTPPAAVLLKVAAGIQSGSGEPNRNKVATVKREKVREIAEQKMPDLNAASVEAAMRMVEGTARSMGINIED; this comes from the coding sequence GTGGCTAAAAAAGTAATTAAGATGGTTAAGTTGCAAATCCCTGCTGGTAAAGCCAATCCGGCACCACCAGTTGGACCTGCACTAGGTCAAGCCGGTGTTAACATCATGGGATTCTGTAAGGAGTTTAATGCTCGTACAGCTGACCAAGCTGGACTAATCATTCCTGTCGAAATCACGGTTTTTGAAGACCGTTCATTTACATTTATTACGAAAACTCCTCCTGCTGCAGTTCTTTTGAAGGTAGCAGCTGGAATCCAGTCTGGTTCTGGTGAACCAAACCGTAATAAAGTAGCAACAGTCAAGCGTGAGAAAGTACGTGAGATTGCTGAACAGAAAATGCCTGACCTAAACGCAGCTAGCGTTGAAGCAGCAATGCGCATGGTTGAAGGTACTGCACGCAGCATGGGAATCAATATCGAAGACTAA
- the rplA gene encoding 50S ribosomal protein L1: MAKKGKKYLEAAKLVDRSQAYTAAEAIELAKKTSTVKFDATVEAAFRLGVDPKKADQQIRGAVVLPNGTGKTQRVLVFAKGEKLKEAEAAGADYVGDAEYINKIQQGWFEFDVIVATPDMMGEVGKLGRVLGPKGLMPNPKTGTVTFDVTKAVNEIKAGKVEYRVDKSGNIHVPIGKVSFEDNKLVENFNTIFETMMKVKPAAAKGTYMKNVTISTTMGPGVKVDPSTVK; the protein is encoded by the coding sequence ATGGCTAAAAAAGGTAAAAAGTATCTTGAAGCTGCTAAGCTTGTAGATCGCTCTCAAGCATATACAGCTGCTGAAGCAATTGAGCTTGCTAAAAAGACAAGCACAGTTAAATTTGACGCTACAGTTGAAGCTGCTTTCCGTCTGGGCGTAGACCCTAAGAAAGCTGACCAGCAAATCCGTGGAGCTGTAGTGCTTCCAAACGGAACTGGTAAAACTCAACGTGTACTAGTATTCGCTAAAGGCGAAAAGTTAAAAGAAGCAGAAGCTGCTGGTGCAGACTATGTTGGCGATGCAGAATACATCAACAAGATCCAACAAGGTTGGTTCGAATTCGATGTAATCGTTGCTACACCTGACATGATGGGTGAAGTTGGTAAGCTTGGTCGCGTATTGGGACCTAAAGGCTTGATGCCAAACCCTAAGACTGGCACAGTTACTTTCGACGTAACAAAAGCAGTTAACGAAATCAAGGCTGGTAAAGTAGAATACCGCGTTGATAAGTCTGGTAACATCCATGTACCTATCGGAAAAGTTTCTTTCGAAGACAACAAGCTTGTTGAGAACTTCAACACAATCTTCGAAACTATGATGAAGGTTAAGCCAGCTGCAGCAAAAGGAACTTACATGAAGAACGTTACGATCTCTACTACTATGGGACCTGGCGTTAAAGTAGATCCTTCAACTGTAAAATAA
- the rplJ gene encoding 50S ribosomal protein L10 produces MSAIIEVKKQLVDEIAGKLKESKSTIVVDYRGLTVSEVTELRKELREAGVEFKVYKNSMTRRAAEAAELAGLNTSLTGPNAIAFSTEDVVAPAKILNEFAKKHEALEIKAGVVEGNIVTVEEIKALADLPSREGLLSMLLSVLQAPIRNLALAAKAVADQKEEQGA; encoded by the coding sequence ATGAGCGCAATTATCGAAGTGAAAAAGCAACTCGTTGACGAGATTGCTGGCAAACTTAAAGAAAGCAAATCAACGATTGTTGTTGATTACCGTGGACTAACAGTTTCAGAAGTAACTGAACTTCGTAAGGAGCTTCGTGAAGCTGGTGTTGAATTCAAAGTTTACAAAAACTCTATGACACGCCGTGCTGCTGAAGCTGCTGAACTTGCTGGCTTGAACACATCTTTAACAGGTCCTAACGCAATCGCGTTCAGTACTGAAGATGTAGTTGCACCAGCTAAGATTCTTAACGAATTCGCTAAGAAACATGAAGCCCTTGAAATCAAGGCGGGCGTCGTTGAAGGCAACATCGTTACAGTAGAAGAAATCAAGGCACTTGCAGACCTACCGTCTCGCGAAGGTCTACTTTCTATGCTACTCAGCGTACTTCAAGCTCCAATCCGCAATCTTGCTCTTGCTGCAAAAGCTGTTGCAGACCAAAAAGAAGAGCAAGGCGCGTAA
- the rplL gene encoding 50S ribosomal protein L7/L12: MTQEQIIEAVKNMTVLELNDLVKAIEEEFGVTAAAPVAMMGGAAAGGAAEEKTEFDVVLASAGDQKIKVIKVVREITGLGLKEAKEVVDNAPKALKEGVSKEEAEEIKTKLEEVGANVEVK, from the coding sequence ATGACTCAAGAACAAATCATTGAAGCAGTTAAAAATATGACTGTTTTAGAACTTAACGATCTAGTAAAAGCAATCGAAGAAGAATTCGGCGTAACTGCTGCTGCTCCAGTAGCAATGATGGGTGGAGCTGCTGCTGGCGGCGCTGCTGAAGAAAAAACTGAGTTTGACGTAGTTCTTGCATCTGCTGGCGACCAGAAGATCAAGGTTATCAAAGTTGTTCGCGAAATCACTGGTCTTGGTCTTAAAGAAGCGAAGGAAGTTGTTGACAACGCTCCTAAAGCTCTTAAAGAAGGCGTTTCTAAAGAAGAAGCTGAAGAAATCAAAACTAAGCTTGAAGAAGTTGGAGCAAACGTCGAAGTTAAGTAA
- a CDS encoding class I SAM-dependent methyltransferase: protein MTEHYYSRKPSTDSNPVKWQSELKGNSFRFKTDSGVFSKKEVDFGSRLLIDTFELTRADGLILDVGCGYGPIGLSIARAYPEAMVHMVDVNERAIMLAKENASENKVDNVKIYESDRLNGVEEEGFGAILTNPPIRAGKKIVHDIFEQSFQRLAEGGELWVVIQKKQGAPSAMEKMKELFGDVEVEAKSKGYFILKSVKC, encoded by the coding sequence TTGACTGAACATTATTACTCCCGCAAACCCAGTACCGACAGCAATCCAGTGAAATGGCAAAGCGAATTGAAGGGGAATAGCTTCCGCTTCAAGACGGACAGTGGTGTTTTTTCGAAAAAGGAAGTCGATTTTGGCTCACGATTATTAATTGACACATTCGAACTAACTAGAGCTGATGGATTGATTCTTGATGTTGGCTGTGGTTACGGCCCGATCGGACTTTCAATTGCCAGGGCCTATCCAGAAGCGATGGTCCACATGGTGGATGTCAATGAAAGAGCGATTATGCTTGCAAAAGAAAATGCGTCCGAGAATAAAGTGGACAATGTGAAAATCTATGAAAGCGACCGGTTGAATGGAGTGGAGGAAGAAGGATTCGGTGCAATCTTGACAAACCCGCCGATCCGAGCTGGCAAAAAGATAGTGCATGATATTTTCGAGCAGAGTTTTCAGCGATTAGCTGAAGGCGGAGAGCTTTGGGTGGTCATCCAGAAAAAGCAGGGTGCTCCATCCGCGATGGAAAAAATGAAAGAACTTTTTGGCGATGTAGAGGTTGAGGCGAAAAGTAAAGGATACTTTATTCTCAAATCTGTTAAATGTTGA